A stretch of Natronococcus sp. CG52 DNA encodes these proteins:
- a CDS encoding Na+/H+ antiporter NhaC family protein, giving the protein MSEFGVLSLLPPLLAIALAIITRKAVLSLFLGIWSGGILYAGGPDPLADPTGWLGDVAASGFGLVTTFDWIVAAIIADEGFHAQILLFTLLLGSGVAMIWNLGGSYAVRDWALSKIETPRGAGAAAWLLGILMFFDDYANTAIVGSAMKDVSDQLRISREKLSYIVDSTAAPVATLAISSWVAFQLGLIADAYNDLGLEEHPSAFEVFLNSIPYNMYAILAIVMVAIIVATRRDYGEMLDAEHRSWRTGKVYRGDAQPMQDVEADLGAPSAANPRLVNFFVPVAVLIVVTLGAALLTGYEPGATLFETVTEADYATALIYGSFAMVVSGFILGKVYDIFDFGEATDTTIDGFGIMLTAVSILVLAWGIGEVVSALETGDYVADFVGDQLPASVLPAVVLLTAAFIAFSTGTSWGTMAILTPIVIPVAWGLTNDHTMVAAVVGTIFSGAIFGDHTSPISDTSVLSSTFTGADLIDHVRTQLYYAVTVGIVTIALLLVWGVFRITPLILLPVGALTLVGLVYALSEFDARRKGIEPVAVNAEQENTDGPVKPAVESTAASESGESAAESDSGAGSSDLGDEPTDDTR; this is encoded by the coding sequence ATGTCCGAGTTCGGTGTACTCTCGCTTCTGCCACCGTTGCTAGCGATCGCCCTGGCGATCATTACACGAAAAGCAGTGCTGTCGCTGTTCCTCGGTATCTGGTCCGGGGGCATCCTGTACGCCGGCGGCCCCGATCCGCTCGCGGATCCGACGGGCTGGCTCGGCGACGTCGCTGCGTCCGGCTTCGGCCTGGTTACGACGTTCGACTGGATCGTGGCGGCGATCATCGCCGACGAGGGCTTTCACGCACAGATCCTGCTGTTCACCCTGTTGCTCGGCTCGGGCGTCGCCATGATCTGGAACCTCGGCGGCTCCTACGCCGTCCGGGACTGGGCGCTCTCGAAGATCGAGACCCCGCGCGGGGCGGGAGCGGCCGCCTGGCTGCTCGGTATCCTGATGTTCTTCGACGACTACGCCAACACGGCCATCGTCGGGAGCGCGATGAAAGACGTCTCCGACCAGCTCCGGATCTCCCGCGAGAAGCTGTCGTACATCGTCGACTCGACCGCGGCGCCGGTGGCGACGCTCGCGATCTCGTCGTGGGTCGCGTTTCAGCTCGGTCTCATCGCCGACGCCTACAACGACCTCGGACTGGAGGAGCATCCCTCGGCGTTCGAGGTCTTCCTCAACTCCATCCCGTACAACATGTACGCCATCCTCGCCATCGTGATGGTGGCGATCATCGTCGCCACCCGACGGGACTACGGCGAGATGCTCGACGCCGAGCACCGCTCCTGGCGCACCGGAAAGGTCTACCGCGGGGACGCCCAGCCGATGCAGGACGTCGAGGCCGATCTCGGCGCTCCATCGGCTGCGAACCCCCGACTGGTGAACTTCTTCGTACCGGTCGCCGTGCTCATCGTCGTCACGCTGGGCGCGGCCCTGTTGACGGGCTACGAGCCCGGGGCGACTCTGTTCGAGACGGTCACGGAGGCCGACTACGCGACGGCGCTGATCTACGGCTCGTTCGCGATGGTCGTCTCGGGGTTCATCCTCGGGAAGGTCTACGACATCTTCGACTTCGGCGAGGCGACGGATACGACGATCGACGGCTTCGGCATCATGCTCACCGCCGTCTCCATCCTCGTGCTCGCGTGGGGGATCGGCGAGGTCGTCTCGGCCCTCGAGACGGGCGACTACGTCGCCGACTTCGTGGGCGATCAGCTCCCCGCGTCGGTGCTACCGGCGGTCGTCCTGCTGACGGCGGCGTTCATCGCGTTCTCGACCGGGACCTCCTGGGGGACGATGGCGATCCTGACGCCGATCGTGATCCCGGTCGCCTGGGGGCTCACGAACGACCACACGATGGTCGCCGCGGTCGTCGGTACGATCTTCTCCGGAGCTATCTTCGGCGACCACACCTCCCCCATCTCGGACACGTCGGTGCTGTCCTCGACGTTTACCGGTGCAGACCTCATCGATCACGTCAGGACGCAGCTCTACTACGCGGTCACGGTCGGCATCGTGACGATCGCACTGCTGCTCGTGTGGGGCGTCTTCCGGATCACGCCGCTGATCCTTCTGCCGGTCGGCGCGCTCACCCTGGTCGGCCTCGTCTACGCGCTCTCCGAGTTCGACGCCCGGCGCAAGGGGATCGAACCGGTGGCGGTGAACGCCGAACAGGAGAACACGGACGGCCCGGTGAAACCCGCCGTGGAATCGACCGCCGCGTCCGAGTCCGGTGAATCAGCGGCAGAATCGGATTCGGGTGCGGGCTCGAGCGATCTCGGCGACGAACCGACGGACGACACCAGGTAA
- a CDS encoding site-2 protease family protein — translation MRNYRITSVWGIPIQLNISLVVFLPVLVWLIAASGQIDVYAAIIDDLSPAGLDVDVLQEGANPWLIGTAAAIGLFFSVAVHELGHAYVARRYGIGIRSITLWIFGGLASLESMPREWNREFWIAIAGPITSVLLGVAFVGLLQVIPAGLPVVLFVVGWLAVINVVLAIFNMLPAFPMDGGRILRALLARSRSYAEATRTAARVGTFFALLFAVVGVLSWNPVLILIALFVYGTATTESRTTMLDELLTGVTAANVMDASVRTVGANDTVADFTDRMLRDRRSEYVVLDDGEIAGLVTLSSLKRVDRDGHESTTVRSVMSTDVPTVEPTMPAFDVLVAMRDGPLVVVVEDGDPIGTVSRGDLGRVMELRKRLGTDQPTDRVPM, via the coding sequence ATGCGAAATTACCGAATCACGAGCGTCTGGGGGATCCCGATTCAGCTCAACATCTCCCTGGTGGTGTTCCTCCCGGTTCTCGTCTGGTTGATCGCTGCGAGCGGTCAGATCGACGTGTACGCCGCGATCATCGACGATCTCTCGCCGGCGGGACTCGACGTCGACGTGCTACAGGAGGGAGCGAACCCGTGGCTGATCGGGACCGCGGCCGCGATCGGTCTATTCTTCAGCGTCGCCGTTCACGAACTCGGCCACGCGTACGTGGCTCGCCGGTACGGAATCGGTATCCGATCGATCACGCTCTGGATCTTCGGCGGACTCGCGTCGCTCGAGTCGATGCCCCGCGAGTGGAACCGAGAGTTCTGGATCGCTATCGCGGGACCGATCACGAGCGTGCTGCTCGGCGTCGCCTTCGTCGGCCTGTTACAGGTGATTCCCGCCGGACTCCCGGTCGTGCTGTTCGTCGTCGGCTGGCTCGCCGTCATCAACGTCGTCCTCGCGATCTTCAACATGCTCCCGGCCTTCCCGATGGACGGCGGCCGCATCCTCAGGGCCCTGCTCGCTCGCTCGCGGTCGTACGCCGAGGCGACGCGAACGGCCGCGCGCGTCGGGACGTTCTTCGCGTTGCTGTTCGCAGTCGTCGGCGTCCTCTCGTGGAACCCGGTACTGATTCTCATCGCGCTGTTCGTCTACGGAACGGCGACGACCGAGTCGCGGACGACGATGCTCGACGAACTTCTCACGGGCGTAACCGCAGCGAACGTGATGGACGCGTCGGTTCGAACCGTCGGCGCCAACGACACCGTCGCCGACTTCACCGACCGGATGCTCCGCGACCGACGGAGCGAGTACGTCGTTCTCGACGACGGCGAGATCGCCGGTCTCGTGACGCTCTCGAGTCTGAAACGGGTCGACCGCGACGGTCACGAGTCGACCACCGTCCGATCGGTCATGAGCACCGACGTCCCGACCGTCGAACCGACGATGCCCGCCTTCGACGTGCTTGTGGCGATGCGGGACGGGCCGCTGGTCGTCGTCGTCGAGGACGGAGACCCCATCGGAACGGTCTCCCGCGGCGACCTCGGCAGGGTCATGGAACTCCGGAAACGGCTCGGAACGGACCAGCCGACGGATCGGGTCCCGATGTGA
- a CDS encoding glutathione S-transferase N-terminal domain-containing protein has translation MADITLYELPGCPYCAKVRTKLDDLEVDYDVIEVPRSHGDRTEVERVSGQTGVPVITDEAEGVEGMHESEDIVTYLEETYA, from the coding sequence ATGGCTGACATCACGCTGTACGAACTCCCCGGCTGTCCGTACTGTGCGAAAGTCCGCACGAAACTCGACGATCTCGAGGTCGATTACGACGTGATCGAGGTGCCCCGCTCCCACGGGGACCGCACCGAGGTCGAGCGCGTCAGCGGCCAGACCGGCGTTCCGGTGATCACCGACGAGGCCGAGGGCGTCGAGGGGATGCACGAGAGCGAGGATATCGTCACGTATCTCGAGGAAACGTACGCCTGA
- a CDS encoding NCS2 family permease, translating into MGASDSIGDYFGFDEHDTDLQTEIIAGVTTFLAMAYIVVVNPAILSQAILWNHETGEFQGEALINGTVYSEGEIFQMIAVVTILASIAAILVMALYANRPFGLAPGMGLNAFFTFTVVVILGVPWQLALAAVFVEGLIFIALTAVGARRYVIELFPEPVKFSVGAGIGIFLLFLGLQEIELVVPYDATLVTLGNVLQSPVAALSLAGLVLTLLLYARGLRGSIIIGILTTAAAGWGLTLAGLVSPGVLTPEGSYDNVTNEGIVSMLTSVQYDFTPLFWGFVDGLGMITDDPLVFALVVFTFFFVDFFDTAGTLIGVSQIGGFLDERGDLPNIEKPLMADAVGTTVGAMIGTSTVTTFIESSAGLEEGGRTGFTALVVGGMFALALLVVPLMQAIPQYATYLALIVVGIIMLQGVTDIDWQDPAWAISAGLTITIMPLTTSIANGLAAGIISYPLLKAATGERRDVSPGQWVLALAFIVYFVVYFSVEAGTVTF; encoded by the coding sequence ATGGGGGCTTCCGACAGCATTGGAGACTACTTCGGATTCGACGAGCACGATACCGACTTACAGACAGAGATCATCGCCGGGGTAACGACGTTCCTGGCGATGGCGTACATCGTCGTGGTCAACCCGGCAATCCTGAGCCAGGCGATCCTCTGGAACCACGAGACGGGGGAGTTCCAGGGAGAGGCGCTGATCAACGGAACGGTCTACAGCGAGGGCGAGATCTTCCAGATGATCGCCGTCGTGACGATTCTCGCGTCGATCGCCGCGATCCTCGTGATGGCGCTCTACGCGAATCGCCCGTTCGGACTGGCGCCGGGGATGGGACTGAACGCGTTCTTCACGTTCACCGTCGTCGTCATCCTCGGCGTTCCGTGGCAACTCGCGCTCGCGGCCGTCTTCGTCGAAGGACTCATCTTCATCGCGCTCACCGCCGTCGGCGCGCGACGGTACGTCATCGAACTGTTCCCGGAGCCCGTCAAGTTCTCCGTCGGAGCGGGTATCGGTATTTTTCTGCTCTTTCTCGGACTGCAGGAGATCGAACTCGTCGTCCCGTACGACGCGACGCTCGTCACGCTCGGCAACGTGCTCCAGAGCCCGGTCGCCGCGCTCTCGCTTGCGGGTCTCGTCCTGACGCTGTTGCTGTACGCCCGCGGCCTGCGCGGCTCGATCATCATCGGCATCCTGACGACGGCCGCCGCCGGGTGGGGCCTCACGCTCGCGGGACTCGTTTCCCCCGGCGTACTCACACCCGAAGGGTCCTACGACAACGTCACGAACGAGGGGATCGTCTCGATGCTCACGTCCGTCCAGTACGACTTCACCCCGCTGTTCTGGGGATTCGTCGACGGACTGGGAATGATCACCGACGATCCGCTCGTCTTCGCGCTGGTCGTGTTCACGTTCTTCTTCGTCGACTTCTTCGACACCGCGGGGACGCTCATCGGCGTCTCCCAGATCGGCGGCTTCCTCGACGAACGGGGTGACTTGCCGAACATCGAGAAGCCCCTGATGGCCGACGCGGTCGGGACGACGGTCGGCGCGATGATCGGAACCTCGACGGTGACGACGTTCATCGAGTCATCGGCCGGCCTCGAGGAGGGCGGACGGACCGGCTTTACGGCGCTCGTCGTCGGCGGGATGTTCGCGCTCGCGTTGCTCGTCGTCCCGCTCATGCAGGCGATTCCCCAGTACGCCACCTACCTGGCGCTGATCGTCGTCGGGATCATCATGCTGCAGGGCGTCACCGACATCGACTGGCAGGATCCCGCCTGGGCGATCAGCGCCGGGCTGACGATCACGATCATGCCGCTGACGACGTCGATCGCGAACGGTCTCGCCGCCGGGATCATCAGCTACCCGCTGCTCAAGGCCGCGACGGGCGAACGCCGGGACGTCTCGCCCGGCCAGTGGGTACTGGCGCTCGCGTTCATCGTCTACTTCGTCGTCTACTTCTCGGTCGAGGCGGGGACCGTTACGTTCTGA
- a CDS encoding transcriptional regulator, with the protein MSRSALVGNVTAMLEDAGFVVSDRCAIRPKSFDIAARRNEDLLLVKILGNIDAFNEETGHEMRRLGTYLQATPLVIGLRSRDEDLKPDVVYFRHGVPVFSPDTAYNLFIEDVPPLIYAAPGGLYVNIDGDLLADEREDRDLSLGQLASQLGVSRRTVSKYEDGMNASVEVAMALQELFDAPLTSPVDVLEGADDVHESESTPDDPAADPTDERVVAVFTRAGYRVHPTARSPFKAVSEDEDDSGVVLTGHSEFTKAAEKRARIMSSIGHVTRTQSVYIVDRAKRDAVNGTALVERDELEELRDADDLRAVIRERAEHEEAA; encoded by the coding sequence ATGTCCCGATCCGCACTGGTCGGCAACGTCACCGCGATGCTGGAGGACGCGGGGTTCGTGGTCAGCGACCGGTGTGCGATTCGACCGAAGAGCTTCGATATCGCTGCACGCCGCAACGAGGATCTGTTGCTCGTGAAGATCCTCGGCAACATCGACGCGTTCAACGAGGAGACCGGCCACGAGATGCGTCGCCTCGGAACCTACCTCCAGGCGACCCCGCTCGTTATCGGACTCCGCAGCCGCGACGAGGACCTCAAACCCGATGTCGTCTACTTCCGACACGGCGTCCCCGTCTTCAGCCCCGACACGGCGTACAACCTGTTCATCGAGGACGTCCCGCCGCTGATCTACGCCGCGCCCGGCGGCCTCTACGTCAACATCGACGGCGACCTGCTCGCCGACGAGCGCGAGGACCGCGACCTGAGCCTCGGTCAGCTCGCGAGTCAGCTCGGCGTCTCGCGGCGGACCGTCTCGAAGTACGAGGACGGGATGAACGCCTCCGTCGAGGTCGCGATGGCGCTTCAGGAACTCTTCGACGCGCCGCTGACGAGCCCCGTCGACGTCCTCGAGGGCGCCGACGACGTCCACGAGAGCGAGTCGACGCCCGACGATCCGGCGGCCGATCCGACCGACGAACGAGTCGTCGCCGTGTTCACCCGGGCCGGTTACCGGGTTCACCCGACCGCTCGGTCGCCGTTCAAAGCGGTCAGCGAGGACGAGGACGACAGCGGCGTCGTTCTCACCGGTCACTCCGAGTTCACGAAGGCCGCCGAGAAGCGCGCCCGGATCATGAGCTCGATCGGCCACGTGACGCGAACCCAGTCGGTCTACATCGTCGACCGCGCGAAACGCGACGCCGTCAACGGCACCGCACTCGTCGAGCGCGACGAACTCGAGGAACTCCGCGACGCGGACGACCTTCGGGCGGTCATCCGGGAACGCGCGGAACACGAAGAGGCAGCCTGA
- a CDS encoding OBG GTPase family GTP-binding protein — MGLEDEIDEIEEEIANTPYNKSTEAHIGRLKSKLAEKKEKLENQSSSGGGTGYSVEKHGDATVALVGFPSVGKSSLLNSLTNAESETGSYEFTTLDVNPGMLSHRGANIQLLDVPGLIEGAASGKGDGQQVLAVVRNADLIIFMLSVFEIDQYDRLQEELYDINIRVDREPPRVTVRPKIKDGIKITSSTEQELDEETISDVLRDQGYVNADLNLQETVTIDRLIDGLMENREYIPSITCVNKVDLIDTDYKEKVDDQLRERDLDPEDVTFISAEKEKGLEALKDRIWDNLDLIRVYMDKPGRGIDWEEPLVVESGTTIGEAVEKLGGEMEERFRFARVSGPSATHDEQQVGKDHVLEDEDVLKLILRR; from the coding sequence ATGGGGCTCGAGGACGAGATCGACGAGATCGAGGAGGAAATCGCCAATACGCCCTACAACAAGTCAACCGAGGCGCACATCGGTCGGCTGAAGTCCAAGCTCGCGGAGAAGAAGGAGAAACTCGAAAACCAGAGTTCGTCGGGCGGCGGAACCGGCTACTCCGTCGAGAAACACGGCGACGCGACCGTCGCGCTGGTCGGATTTCCCAGCGTCGGCAAGTCGTCACTGCTGAACTCGCTGACCAACGCCGAGAGCGAGACGGGCTCCTACGAGTTCACGACGCTGGACGTCAACCCCGGCATGCTCAGTCACCGGGGGGCGAACATCCAGCTGTTGGACGTACCTGGGCTGATCGAAGGCGCAGCATCGGGGAAAGGCGACGGTCAACAGGTGCTCGCAGTGGTCAGGAACGCCGACCTGATCATCTTCATGCTGTCGGTGTTCGAGATCGACCAGTACGACCGCTTGCAGGAGGAGCTGTACGACATCAACATCCGCGTCGACCGGGAACCGCCTCGGGTGACGGTGCGGCCGAAAATCAAAGACGGCATCAAGATCACCTCGAGCACGGAGCAGGAGTTAGACGAGGAGACGATTTCCGACGTGCTTCGCGACCAGGGGTACGTCAACGCCGATCTGAACCTGCAGGAAACCGTCACTATCGACCGGTTGATCGACGGACTGATGGAGAACCGCGAGTACATCCCGTCGATCACCTGCGTGAACAAGGTCGACCTCATCGACACCGATTACAAGGAGAAGGTCGACGACCAGCTCCGCGAGCGCGACCTCGACCCCGAGGACGTCACGTTCATCAGCGCCGAGAAGGAGAAGGGGCTCGAGGCGCTCAAGGACCGAATCTGGGATAACCTGGACCTGATCCGGGTCTACATGGACAAGCCGGGCCGAGGGATCGACTGGGAGGAACCGCTCGTCGTCGAGTCCGGAACGACCATCGGCGAGGCGGTCGAGAAACTCGGCGGCGAGATGGAAGAGCGGTTCCGCTTCGCCCGCGTCAGCGGCCCCAGCGCGACCCACGACGAACAGCAGGTCGGAAAGGATCACGTGCTCGAGGACGAGGACGTGCTGAAGCTGATCCTGCGGCGGTAG
- a CDS encoding VNG_1110C family protein codes for MPEPSQLRDSTQIVLPRETVEGLEPQLDDRFTVTVFPEDEDHYRIIGSPVEIKEASEFLARRGINVP; via the coding sequence ATGCCGGAACCGTCGCAGCTGCGCGATAGCACGCAGATCGTGCTCCCCCGCGAAACCGTCGAGGGGCTCGAGCCGCAGCTCGACGATCGGTTTACCGTGACCGTCTTTCCGGAGGACGAGGACCACTACCGAATCATCGGGAGCCCGGTCGAGATCAAGGAGGCCAGCGAGTTCCTCGCTCGTCGCGGGATCAACGTTCCCTGA
- a CDS encoding VOC family protein — protein MDGTLDHTMLRVGDLEESLDWYQTHLEYEEKDRHEGDGFTIVYLGPEEMHEEGAMLELTHNEGEDDLEVGDAWGHVAVRVPEGELEERYQQLMDEGVEDYRDPESCGGRYAFVKDPDGHEIEIVKRDPDQGALWSLDHTMIRVEDADEALGFWTRKFEYDEVSRWESDSFANYFVEPADAADEAMSVELTYNYDGRSYEMGDAWGHVCVRMDDLEEDWDQLMEREADDYRDPESNDNMYAFTRDQDGHEIELLERDLEADSLFPF, from the coding sequence ATGGACGGAACCCTCGATCACACGATGCTTCGCGTCGGAGACCTGGAGGAATCGCTCGACTGGTACCAGACCCACCTCGAGTACGAGGAGAAGGATCGCCACGAGGGCGACGGCTTCACCATCGTCTACCTCGGTCCCGAGGAGATGCACGAGGAGGGCGCGATGCTCGAGCTCACCCACAACGAGGGCGAGGACGACCTCGAGGTCGGCGACGCCTGGGGGCACGTTGCGGTGCGAGTGCCCGAGGGCGAACTCGAGGAGCGCTACCAGCAGCTGATGGACGAGGGCGTCGAGGACTACCGCGACCCCGAGTCCTGCGGCGGCCGCTACGCGTTCGTCAAGGACCCCGACGGCCACGAGATCGAGATCGTCAAGCGCGATCCTGATCAGGGCGCACTGTGGTCGCTCGACCACACCATGATCCGCGTCGAGGACGCCGACGAGGCGCTCGGCTTCTGGACCCGGAAGTTCGAGTACGACGAGGTTAGCCGCTGGGAGTCCGACTCCTTCGCGAACTACTTCGTCGAACCCGCGGACGCCGCCGACGAGGCCATGTCGGTCGAACTCACCTACAACTACGACGGCCGCAGCTACGAGATGGGCGACGCCTGGGGTCACGTCTGCGTTCGAATGGACGACCTCGAGGAGGACTGGGACCAGCTCATGGAGCGCGAGGCCGACGACTACCGCGATCCCGAGAGCAACGACAACATGTACGCGTTCACGCGCGACCAGGACGGCCACGAGATCGAGTTGCTCGAGCGCGACCTCGAGGCGGACTCGCTGTTCCCGTTCTGA
- a CDS encoding DNA methyltransferase — protein sequence MDDGDSHRQSRLFTDDDGEFDAERARDESLPVEDGDVIDTDQLADHQRYVEGRGIYDERNRINDLTGKEWKYATKSVIAESYPPDVQHGLRSEHGGQKPPRLCAELIGRFSTADDTVLDPFAGVGGTLLGASFCEHEGTGLREAIGFERNERWVELYGEVLECENEERQAREEPPLAEQELRRGDCADLIEDVPDDSVDLLLTDVPYWHMDELEQTRNERETRESKLGAFDAGEVADENETADGDEAAGNTDDGETGTKAEWLADMAEKFDRFADAVTPDGHVVVFIGDMYRDQSYEFLSADLAQAIESTAPLTLAANLVWYDPTKDLHVYGYPFSFVPSMVHQNVLVFRLEDDG from the coding sequence ATGGACGACGGGGACAGCCACCGTCAGAGTCGGCTCTTCACGGACGACGACGGCGAATTCGACGCCGAGCGCGCTCGAGACGAATCCCTGCCGGTCGAGGACGGCGACGTGATCGACACCGACCAGCTCGCCGACCACCAGCGGTACGTCGAGGGGCGAGGGATCTACGACGAGCGAAACCGGATCAACGACCTCACCGGCAAGGAGTGGAAGTACGCCACCAAGTCCGTCATCGCGGAGAGCTACCCGCCGGACGTCCAGCACGGTCTGCGGAGCGAACACGGGGGACAGAAGCCGCCGCGGCTCTGTGCGGAGCTGATCGGTCGATTCAGCACGGCCGACGACACCGTCCTCGATCCCTTCGCCGGCGTCGGCGGCACCTTGCTCGGCGCCAGCTTCTGCGAACACGAGGGGACCGGACTCCGCGAGGCGATCGGGTTCGAGCGCAACGAGCGCTGGGTCGAGCTCTACGGGGAAGTCCTCGAGTGCGAGAACGAGGAACGGCAGGCCCGCGAGGAGCCGCCGCTCGCCGAGCAGGAACTTCGCCGCGGCGACTGTGCCGACCTGATCGAGGACGTCCCCGACGACAGCGTCGACCTCCTGTTGACGGACGTCCCGTACTGGCACATGGACGAACTCGAGCAGACGCGAAACGAGCGCGAGACGCGCGAGAGCAAACTGGGCGCGTTCGACGCGGGCGAGGTTGCGGACGAAAACGAGACTGCGGACGGAGACGAAGCCGCGGGCAATACCGACGACGGTGAGACCGGGACGAAAGCCGAGTGGCTCGCCGACATGGCCGAGAAGTTCGACCGGTTCGCCGACGCGGTCACGCCGGACGGCCACGTGGTCGTCTTCATCGGCGACATGTACCGAGACCAGTCCTACGAGTTCCTCTCGGCGGATCTCGCGCAGGCGATCGAGTCGACCGCGCCGCTGACGCTCGCGGCGAACCTGGTCTGGTACGACCCGACGAAGGATCTCCACGTCTACGGCTACCCGTTCTCGTTCGTCCCCTCGATGGTCCACCAGAACGTTCTCGTTTTCCGACTCGAGGACGACGGCTAA
- a CDS encoding tRNA(Ile)(2)-agmatinylcytidine synthase, with protein sequence MTVVGLDDTDSRERGMCTTYVAGEIAERLRRTGASVSRLLLVRLNPAVEYKTRGNAALAIHTDCDPDRAFAVARERLESLAETADDRTHPGLVVADHGPDDAPDDVRAFARRAIRTHLERADATTLIDRHGYRAWHAGNGRGRIGALAAIGAWRALEDWTAEHISYREPERWGTPRDIDRDSVFAAANWAYPTVWDTVDRGEDDSVCVPHTPGPILYGIRGDDADAVRAVADRIESEPVVSSQLFVTNQGTDVHLRDGTLETVRDGHAYRVDGRVASDPETRRGGHVFVTLEGEGPPLECAAFEPTKRFRNRVRAVRVGDRITACGEVSRGTLKLEKLAIRDLVTTERVTPTCPDCGRTMKSAGRNQGYRCRDCGTSAAEKATVPLERDLEEGWYEVPPCARRHIAKPLVRGGFDAPTHPER encoded by the coding sequence ATGACCGTCGTCGGCCTCGACGATACCGACTCCCGCGAGCGCGGGATGTGTACGACCTACGTCGCCGGAGAGATCGCCGAGCGGCTACGACGGACGGGAGCGTCCGTCTCGCGGCTGCTGCTCGTCCGACTCAACCCCGCGGTCGAGTACAAGACTCGCGGCAACGCCGCGCTGGCGATCCACACCGACTGCGACCCGGACCGCGCGTTCGCCGTCGCTCGCGAGCGCCTCGAGTCCCTCGCGGAGACGGCCGACGACCGGACGCATCCGGGACTGGTCGTCGCCGATCACGGGCCCGACGACGCACCGGACGACGTCCGCGCGTTCGCCCGCCGCGCGATCCGGACGCACCTCGAGCGCGCCGACGCGACGACGCTGATCGACCGTCACGGCTACCGCGCGTGGCACGCCGGCAACGGTCGCGGCCGGATCGGCGCCCTGGCCGCGATCGGCGCCTGGCGCGCCCTCGAGGACTGGACCGCCGAGCACATCTCCTACCGCGAACCCGAACGGTGGGGGACGCCGCGCGACATCGACCGCGACAGCGTCTTCGCCGCGGCGAACTGGGCGTATCCGACGGTCTGGGACACCGTCGACCGCGGCGAGGACGATTCCGTCTGCGTGCCGCACACGCCCGGTCCGATCCTGTACGGGATCAGGGGCGACGACGCGGACGCCGTCCGGGCCGTCGCGGACCGCATCGAGAGCGAACCCGTCGTCTCGAGCCAGCTATTCGTGACGAACCAGGGAACCGACGTCCACCTCCGGGACGGAACGCTCGAAACCGTTCGGGACGGCCACGCCTACCGCGTCGACGGCCGAGTCGCGAGCGATCCCGAGACCAGGCGGGGCGGCCACGTCTTCGTGACGCTCGAGGGCGAGGGGCCGCCGCTCGAGTGCGCCGCCTTCGAGCCGACGAAGCGGTTCCGCAACCGCGTGCGCGCCGTTCGCGTCGGCGACCGGATCACCGCCTGCGGCGAGGTGTCGCGGGGGACGCTCAAACTCGAGAAGCTAGCGATCCGTGACCTCGTGACGACCGAGCGCGTCACGCCGACCTGTCCCGACTGCGGGCGGACGATGAAGAGCGCCGGCCGGAACCAGGGCTATCGGTGTCGAGACTGCGGAACGAGCGCCGCGGAGAAGGCGACCGTCCCGCTCGAGCGCGACCTCGAGGAGGGCTGGTACGAGGTCCCTCCCTGTGCGCGCCGACACATCGCGAAACCGCTGGTTCGAGGCGGATTCGACGCGCCGACACATCCCGAACGGTAG
- a CDS encoding potassium channel family protein, with protein sequence MRFVIVGYGRVGSRTARILTEEGHDAVVVEKDPDRIDRAQTDGFETVQGDGADEEVLLEARIDAADAIGAFTPDLNANFAACMVGNHHDCRTVLRIDEDYREDIYNKYAEDVDEIIYPERLGAAGAKTAMLGGDFNVVADLATNLQLTVLEIREGSPAVGKRMSELELPESARIYAHGRARESLTIPLPGTELDVGDEVAIITETDSVDDVRASLLPASA encoded by the coding sequence ATGAGGTTTGTCATCGTGGGTTACGGCCGAGTCGGATCGCGGACGGCGCGTATCCTGACCGAAGAGGGACACGACGCCGTCGTCGTCGAGAAGGATCCCGACCGGATCGACCGCGCCCAGACCGACGGGTTCGAGACGGTCCAGGGAGATGGCGCCGACGAGGAGGTGCTTCTCGAAGCGAGGATCGACGCTGCGGACGCGATCGGTGCGTTCACGCCGGACCTCAACGCCAACTTCGCGGCCTGTATGGTCGGCAACCACCACGACTGCCGGACCGTGTTACGGATCGACGAGGACTACCGCGAGGACATCTACAACAAGTACGCCGAGGACGTCGACGAGATCATCTATCCCGAACGGCTGGGCGCGGCGGGCGCGAAGACGGCCATGCTCGGCGGCGACTTCAACGTCGTCGCCGACCTCGCCACGAACCTCCAGTTGACCGTCCTCGAGATTCGCGAGGGATCGCCCGCGGTCGGAAAGCGGATGAGCGAACTCGAGTTACCCGAATCCGCGCGGATCTACGCGCACGGTCGTGCTCGCGAGTCGCTGACGATTCCGCTTCCGGGAACCGAACTGGACGTCGGCGACGAGGTCGCCATCATCACCGAAACGGATAGCGTCGACGACGTTCGGGCGTCGCTGTTACCCGCGTCCGCCTGA